From a region of the Paenibacillus lutimineralis genome:
- a CDS encoding SDR family oxidoreductase, translated as MKRLMNKIAIVTGASRVNGIGTAICRELAQEGADIFFTHWSKYDRQMNYFIADDMVWSQQLMEEIRELGVRCESMKIDLTLPDAPKILLDEVHKRLGSPSILVNNATHSVDVDFRSITADILDAHYAMNVRGTCLLMVEFARQIEGKHEGRIINMVSGQDKSPEPGNLAYVATKGAVSTFTKSVAIELAPLKITVNAVDPGPTDSGWMSYALKEHLLPKFPMGRLGEPRDAAKLIVFLASEESEWITGQIIHSDGGFW; from the coding sequence ATGAAAAGATTAATGAACAAAATCGCCATTGTTACTGGCGCTAGCCGGGTAAATGGTATTGGTACGGCTATTTGTAGAGAATTAGCCCAAGAGGGCGCAGATATCTTCTTCACACACTGGTCAAAGTATGATCGCCAAATGAATTATTTTATCGCAGATGATATGGTTTGGTCACAGCAACTGATGGAGGAGATCCGCGAGCTTGGAGTAAGGTGCGAATCGATGAAAATAGATCTTACGCTCCCCGATGCTCCAAAAATCCTGCTTGATGAAGTTCACAAGAGATTAGGCTCACCCTCCATTCTTGTAAATAATGCAACCCATTCGGTAGATGTAGATTTTCGCTCCATTACGGCGGATATTCTCGATGCCCATTATGCGATGAATGTGAGAGGAACTTGTCTGCTAATGGTAGAGTTCGCGCGACAAATCGAAGGGAAGCATGAGGGCCGAATTATAAATATGGTATCAGGTCAAGACAAGTCGCCAGAGCCTGGCAATTTGGCTTATGTGGCGACCAAGGGAGCTGTCTCTACCTTCACAAAGTCCGTTGCTATTGAACTAGCACCGCTTAAAATTACGGTAAATGCTGTAGATCCTGGACCAACGGACAGTGGATGGATGTCTTATGCATTGAAGGAACATTTATTGCCGAAATTCCCTATGGGCCGCCTCGGAGAACCTAGAGATGCTGCGAAGCTAATCGTATTTCTAGCGAGTGAGGAATCGGAGTGGATTACGGGACAAATCATTCATTCAGACGGAGGCTTCTGGTAA
- a CDS encoding ATP-binding protein, whose protein sequence is MKKNHVVILLILFIVTLSGLRILWMEVSPQRAHIFIQNGQLDLRDWDAEDGKILLLDGKWEFYPSQWLMDGKSLRIPNGTPLRFVDIPGGWNNVLNSEVPTPYGYGSYRLRIHVNPSKDMNYSIRIPSVRTASELYVNGRLLSKSGQIGETKDKYTAKNLPYSSTFAADENGVIDLVIQAANYVDSRSSGIIRSIKFGSEAAITREMKLSISMQFLAVIIFLMHSIYAILLYLLGNKERRLLYFSLLTLCITLSNVLSNDEKLFHQLFYMGAGWDFRLSNVSLMIGVYALLECTNHQKLRYWRKIYPVYKVLILGTAVVTLFLAPQQVIMLFPVYFLLGFSGAGVALAAIFKLVSKDFKSNLLLLSSILALLHHVLWSLSWRDSGMSYVHYPFDLIIAMGCLASVWFKDYFKMHANTKELAATLQRMNDHKDQFLANTSHEFKNPLHSILNMSQSVLKRERHLLQERSIKELETVLTVGRRLSLILNDLIDVMSLREGNPRLQKKAIRLQPVITGVMDMLQFNAEVKSIHFVNQVAEDFPAVIADENRVVQIVFNLLHNAVKYTHEGTVSIQATAQDGRAYIEIADTGMGMDEDMLKRLFRPYEQAASNDTMIEGGFGLGLSISKQLVELHGGRLNVSSILGQGSKFTFSLQLASDEAKIENEIYAIPNSFAQLATEHMPALHQVSASLEKEELTPITNPTASVEMSRERPIILVVDDDPVNLQVLEAVLPYEEYDATMVTSGKEALAVLDAKEWDLVISDIMMPQMSGYELTRIIRERFTLTELPVLLLTARSQPMDIQYGFLAGANDYVTKPVEAIEIRSRIEALVTIKQSVQEQLHLEAAWLQAQIQPHFLFNALNAIAALSDVNLDKMRDMLDQFSHFLRHKFSFHHMDGLVPIEEELSLVRSYLYIEKVRFDERLEVIWQLDECEGLKVPFLSIQPLVENAIRHGIMKRTRGGKLIIRIAVYESHTKITVEDDGVGMNEAQLQRILERRADRSSGVGLINTDQRLKRHFGSGLHIESALGEGTKVTYYVYNR, encoded by the coding sequence ATGAAGAAGAACCATGTTGTTATATTGCTAATACTATTTATAGTAACTTTGTCCGGTCTGCGTATTTTGTGGATGGAGGTATCTCCTCAGCGGGCTCACATCTTCATTCAGAATGGTCAGTTGGATTTACGTGATTGGGATGCAGAGGACGGTAAAATCCTATTACTTGATGGAAAGTGGGAGTTCTACCCTTCACAATGGTTGATGGATGGGAAGTCGCTCCGAATACCGAACGGTACTCCCCTTAGATTTGTCGATATCCCCGGAGGCTGGAATAATGTGCTGAATTCCGAGGTGCCAACTCCATATGGCTATGGTTCTTATCGTTTGCGCATTCATGTGAATCCGTCGAAGGACATGAACTATAGTATTCGTATACCGAGTGTACGCACAGCTTCTGAGTTATACGTCAATGGTCGATTGCTATCCAAATCAGGGCAGATTGGGGAGACAAAGGATAAATATACAGCTAAGAACCTCCCCTATTCCTCTACTTTTGCGGCAGATGAGAACGGTGTGATCGATCTGGTAATTCAGGCGGCCAACTATGTGGATAGCCGAAGCAGCGGGATTATTCGCTCCATTAAATTCGGTTCAGAAGCAGCTATTACTAGAGAAATGAAGCTTTCCATTTCAATGCAGTTCCTAGCAGTCATTATCTTTCTGATGCACTCGATTTATGCAATTCTGTTGTATTTGCTTGGGAACAAAGAGAGGCGTCTGCTTTACTTTTCATTGCTGACCTTATGCATTACTCTCTCAAATGTACTAAGTAATGATGAGAAGCTGTTCCATCAACTATTCTATATGGGCGCTGGCTGGGATTTTCGGCTCTCTAATGTCTCATTAATGATCGGTGTCTATGCTTTGTTGGAGTGTACGAACCATCAGAAGCTTCGATATTGGAGAAAGATATATCCTGTTTATAAGGTATTGATCTTAGGAACGGCTGTCGTTACGTTGTTTCTAGCCCCTCAACAGGTGATTATGCTCTTCCCAGTTTATTTTCTGCTGGGGTTTTCCGGTGCAGGGGTTGCGTTGGCTGCTATCTTTAAGCTAGTCAGCAAGGATTTCAAGAGCAATCTGCTGCTGTTGTCTTCTATTCTGGCACTGCTTCATCATGTCCTTTGGTCGTTATCCTGGCGGGATAGCGGTATGAGCTATGTTCATTATCCATTTGATCTGATTATTGCAATGGGATGCCTTGCTTCCGTATGGTTTAAGGACTATTTCAAGATGCATGCGAATACCAAGGAGCTTGCTGCCACATTGCAAAGAATGAACGACCATAAGGATCAATTTTTGGCGAATACATCACATGAATTTAAAAATCCGCTGCATAGTATTTTGAACATGTCACAATCAGTATTAAAGAGGGAGCGTCATCTGTTGCAGGAGAGAAGCATCAAAGAGCTAGAAACAGTTCTCACAGTAGGGCGACGCCTCAGCTTGATATTAAATGACTTAATTGACGTAATGAGTTTGCGGGAAGGCAATCCACGTCTGCAGAAAAAGGCCATACGCCTTCAACCGGTCATCACTGGAGTCATGGATATGCTGCAATTTAATGCAGAAGTGAAATCCATTCATTTCGTAAATCAAGTTGCGGAAGATTTTCCCGCAGTCATTGCGGATGAGAATCGGGTTGTGCAAATCGTCTTCAATCTACTACATAATGCTGTGAAATATACCCATGAAGGAACGGTCTCAATTCAAGCAACTGCCCAGGACGGTAGAGCATATATTGAGATTGCCGACACCGGGATGGGTATGGATGAGGACATGCTCAAGCGTCTATTTCGTCCCTATGAACAAGCAGCCTCGAACGACACGATGATTGAAGGCGGTTTTGGATTAGGCTTGAGTATCAGCAAGCAGCTGGTTGAGCTACATGGAGGTAGGCTCAATGTATCGTCTATCCTCGGCCAAGGTTCCAAATTTACATTTTCGCTGCAGCTCGCGTCTGATGAAGCCAAGATAGAGAATGAAATCTATGCGATCCCTAATTCTTTCGCGCAGTTGGCAACTGAACATATGCCTGCACTACATCAAGTCTCAGCCAGTCTGGAGAAAGAGGAGCTTACCCCGATAACGAACCCAACAGCTTCCGTTGAAATGAGTCGCGAGCGACCGATCATACTTGTCGTGGATGATGATCCCGTAAATCTGCAGGTGCTTGAAGCCGTTCTGCCGTACGAGGAGTATGATGCGACGATGGTAACTAGCGGCAAGGAAGCGCTGGCTGTACTGGATGCCAAGGAATGGGATCTGGTCATCTCGGATATTATGATGCCGCAGATGTCAGGTTATGAGCTGACACGAATTATTCGCGAGCGGTTTACCCTTACAGAGCTTCCTGTCTTGCTCCTTACGGCAAGAAGCCAACCGATGGACATTCAATACGGTTTCTTGGCTGGGGCCAATGATTATGTGACTAAGCCGGTGGAAGCTATCGAGATTAGATCGCGGATTGAGGCACTTGTTACGATAAAACAAAGTGTACAGGAGCAATTGCACTTAGAAGCTGCATGGCTGCAAGCGCAAATTCAGCCTCACTTCCTATTTAATGCGTTGAATGCTATCGCCGCTTTAAGCGACGTTAATCTGGATAAGATGCGTGATATGCTGGATCAGTTCAGCCACTTTTTAAGGCATAAGTTCAGTTTTCATCATATGGATGGGCTTGTTCCGATTGAGGAGGAGCTCAGTCTAGTGCGCTCTTATCTATACATTGAGAAGGTTCGGTTTGATGAACGGCTAGAGGTGATTTGGCAGCTTGATGAGTGCGAGGGATTAAAGGTCCCATTCCTGTCGATCCAGCCTTTGGTTGAAAATGCGATAAGACATGGCATCATGAAGCGTACCCGCGGAGGCAAATTGATCATCCGGATTGCTGTCTATGAGTCGCATACCAAGATTACTGTCGAAGACGACGGGGTTGGTATGAATGAAGCTCAATTACAACGAATATTAGAGAGAAGGGCGGATCGCAGTTCGGGAGTTGGTCTGATCAATACGGATCAACGCTTAAAACGGCATTTCGGATCGGGGCTTCATATAGAAAGTGCGCTAGGCGAAGGGACAAAAGTTACTTATTATGTATACAACAGGTGA
- a CDS encoding winged helix DNA-binding domain-containing protein, with the protein MQNIVDRRLFSQLIAGEKPGKPEQVVKHLGAMQAQDYHQALWAIGLRMPSGTVSDIEQSIADHKMILTWPMRGTLHFVPSEDVKWTLKLSASRTLAQDNRRLEQLELNQGIIQHVSQIIYDVLYGNKRKSRPELMQLLEEEGISTKNQRGYHLLWYIAQSGLICHGPREGKLQTFVLLDEWAPDAKELSMEESIGLLAERYFTGHGPATVQDFAWWAGITLSTARQGVEAAKPCLVSEKIKGQEYWGTESLLAGSMDERPSVYLLPGYDEYLLGYKDRSAVLRTEFASRIIPGNNGVFMATIVIDGHIAGIWKRSIKNKGIDIEFDLFTPLADREESIIKAAERYCSFMGLPLASTSFI; encoded by the coding sequence ATGCAAAATATTGTTGATCGGCGTTTATTTAGTCAGCTTATTGCTGGTGAGAAGCCAGGGAAGCCCGAACAGGTTGTTAAACATTTGGGTGCTATGCAGGCACAGGACTATCATCAAGCTCTATGGGCAATCGGATTACGCATGCCATCGGGTACAGTTTCGGACATTGAGCAAAGCATTGCAGATCATAAAATGATACTGACTTGGCCGATGCGAGGTACGCTGCATTTTGTGCCTTCGGAAGATGTAAAATGGACGTTGAAACTTTCTGCTTCGCGTACCCTGGCGCAAGATAATCGAAGGCTGGAACAATTGGAGCTTAACCAGGGGATTATTCAACATGTCAGCCAGATAATCTATGACGTACTGTACGGGAACAAGCGGAAATCTCGGCCAGAACTTATGCAATTGCTGGAGGAAGAAGGGATCAGCACGAAAAACCAGCGGGGGTATCACCTGTTATGGTATATCGCACAATCTGGTTTGATCTGTCATGGGCCAAGGGAAGGGAAGCTTCAAACTTTTGTATTGCTGGATGAGTGGGCGCCGGATGCCAAAGAACTATCTATGGAAGAATCGATTGGTTTACTAGCTGAACGTTATTTTACGGGTCATGGGCCAGCTACGGTCCAGGATTTTGCTTGGTGGGCAGGCATCACGCTCTCAACTGCCCGGCAGGGGGTTGAAGCTGCAAAGCCCTGCCTGGTTTCGGAAAAAATAAAGGGTCAGGAGTACTGGGGGACCGAATCTTTGCTAGCCGGATCAATGGATGAAAGACCGAGTGTCTATCTGCTTCCGGGGTACGATGAGTATCTGCTCGGCTATAAGGATCGAAGTGCGGTATTAAGAACTGAATTTGCATCCCGCATTATCCCTGGTAATAATGGAGTATTTATGGCGACGATCGTCATCGACGGTCATATCGCCGGCATATGGAAACGATCGATCAAGAATAAAGGGATAGATATCGAATTTGATTTATTTACTCCACTGGCAGACAGAGAAGAGAGCATCATCAAGGCTGCCGAACGATATTGCTCATTTATGGGGCTGCCTTTAGCTTCGACATCTTTTATTTGA
- a CDS encoding PQQ-binding-like beta-propeller repeat protein produces the protein MLPTRASAETADVSVQNWYSYPRITVPELKPVWTLQVDNYLDMNEPYIGKQAIAEEGKVFTFAESKLIAIDAKTGKRQWAYGKDLTPYVIYSKGVIYGLSGDHKPYALNAKTGKVKWQSDSSTWIDTRLRTESLIPTEDTLYVIKGSTTFAFDMATGKLKWKVDEPLAEGNGTAYLEESDGVVLRTFYVQGALTSIQLNAYDKKTGEKIWSHFGQGEALRIKDGLVYSVDYYSPLLFEYQSQPDRKLSLNIFNLKTGAKKGNREYNWKMPGDPPYEYGQMGVFMSGDKLYIDQGDKVAQYDFDQYKTGAAPLQTFQHPYGDDWMLLNITQEQLIFQDKVTWDLKGIKANGQEVVWSGDAPFSQIDVYGKGMYRAQRNGTLLTINMVTTMPVFRVRTGVDLHEKTLKTDGMLIIQAEGKLLGVKVPASL, from the coding sequence GTGCTACCTACGCGGGCAAGTGCAGAAACAGCGGATGTATCGGTGCAAAATTGGTATTCCTATCCACGTATCACAGTTCCTGAGCTGAAACCTGTTTGGACGCTGCAGGTAGATAATTATCTTGATATGAATGAGCCCTATATTGGGAAACAGGCTATTGCTGAAGAGGGCAAAGTGTTCACATTCGCCGAGTCTAAGCTGATTGCCATTGATGCGAAAACAGGCAAACGACAATGGGCGTATGGAAAAGATCTGACACCTTATGTTATCTATTCTAAGGGAGTCATTTATGGTTTGTCAGGAGATCACAAGCCTTACGCATTGAACGCAAAGACGGGGAAAGTAAAATGGCAGTCAGATTCATCTACCTGGATCGATACGCGGTTACGCACGGAGTCATTGATCCCAACTGAAGATACGCTTTATGTGATTAAAGGGAGCACAACCTTCGCATTTGATATGGCGACAGGCAAGCTGAAATGGAAAGTAGATGAGCCGCTTGCTGAAGGAAACGGAACTGCCTATCTGGAAGAGTCGGACGGTGTTGTGCTTAGGACCTTTTATGTACAAGGTGCGCTCACATCCATTCAGCTGAATGCTTATGATAAAAAGACGGGCGAGAAGATATGGAGCCATTTTGGTCAAGGGGAAGCTCTTCGAATTAAAGACGGTCTTGTGTATTCGGTTGATTACTATTCTCCACTGCTGTTTGAATATCAGTCTCAGCCTGATCGGAAGTTGTCGTTAAATATATTTAATCTAAAGACTGGTGCGAAGAAGGGAAACCGCGAATATAACTGGAAAATGCCTGGTGATCCTCCATATGAGTATGGGCAAATGGGCGTATTTATGAGTGGAGACAAGCTGTACATTGATCAAGGCGATAAAGTGGCACAATACGATTTTGATCAATATAAGACTGGCGCGGCTCCTCTACAGACATTTCAACATCCTTATGGGGATGATTGGATGCTGCTCAACATCACCCAGGAACAGCTGATCTTCCAAGACAAAGTAACGTGGGACCTGAAGGGCATTAAGGCGAATGGACAGGAGGTCGTATGGTCCGGCGATGCACCATTTTCACAGATTGACGTGTATGGCAAGGGAATGTACCGGGCGCAGCGAAATGGCACGCTCCTAACAATTAATATGGTAACGACAATGCCAGTCTTTAGAGTAAGAACTGGAGTAGACTTGCATGAAAAGACACTAAAGACGGACGGAATGTTAATTATACAGGCCGAGGGTAAGCTTCTCGGTGTAAAGGTGCCAGCATCGCTGTAA
- a CDS encoding ArsR/SmtB family transcription factor: MNEREFKDALYQEFARIGKCLSSPKRLEILDILTQGSKSVEGISKLTSMSVANVSQHLQTMHQAKLVVSKKLGNFVYYELADPAVINFLDTLHGLSEQQLIEVQHVKYEFLGQFADVEGVSMEELLKRMDSGEVTLLDVRPKDEYEAAHIPGAISIPFEELAEQLASLPASTKIVAYCRGPYCLMSFRAIELLKANGYDAVRLDKSVMDWNKYIDRGAVVS, from the coding sequence ATGAATGAAAGAGAGTTTAAAGATGCGCTTTATCAGGAGTTTGCCCGTATTGGCAAATGTCTTTCTAGTCCAAAACGATTAGAAATATTAGATATCTTGACACAAGGATCGAAATCAGTAGAAGGGATATCCAAGCTTACTTCGATGTCAGTAGCTAACGTATCGCAACACTTACAGACGATGCATCAGGCTAAGTTAGTTGTATCCAAGAAGCTAGGTAACTTTGTTTATTATGAGCTGGCAGATCCAGCTGTCATAAATTTTCTAGACACTTTGCATGGACTCTCTGAACAACAATTAATTGAGGTACAACATGTTAAGTATGAATTCCTCGGTCAATTTGCGGATGTAGAGGGAGTATCTATGGAAGAACTGCTGAAACGGATGGACTCAGGAGAAGTTACACTTCTCGATGTACGTCCCAAAGATGAATATGAAGCCGCCCATATACCCGGGGCAATTTCGATCCCATTTGAAGAATTGGCTGAGCAGCTCGCTTCATTACCAGCAAGCACTAAGATCGTCGCTTATTGCAGAGGTCCTTATTGCTTGATGTCCTTTAGAGCTATTGAATTGCTAAAAGCCAATGGATACGATGCCGTTAGATTGGATAAAAGCGTTATGGATTGGAATAAATACATTGATAGGGGAGCGGTTGTGTCATGA